Sequence from the Euwallacea similis isolate ESF13 chromosome 23, ESF131.1, whole genome shotgun sequence genome:
CTGTCATCTTGAGTTAAAGTTAAACGTTACTTAGTCAGatcaaaaatttgacatttcatTGGGGGCATAGAAAGATTTTAAACCTTATCCGTATTTatagtatataaaaaaacagattgtttcaaatatttcaatttaagtttttactGTATTATAAATTACCAGGCCTTATTTTATACAATTCATAAGAATTTCTAGCAGACTTTCCTCACTTTTTTATCATATTAATGTCTTTTATGACTCTTCAAAGTTCAGCAATACCATATTCTTAATTACGTCACATAAGTAAACATCTGTGTCAAATGGTATATACAACTAAAATTGTCTTGAGTCACCAGCATAACGGTGACAGCGACCACAAAGTCCCTGGTTATTTTGTCGTAACAAGATGTGTTTGATAATGTgctattaaaatatacattttacaagaaaaattacagcttttcgttttttgtttttgttttaagataaaacaatttttcggACTCAACTTCACTCTCTATATCACAAAACTTGCATGTCACTGGTAACGGGACATTACTCACTGATATAAAAACATCACTCATCTCTATTACTCACGTACTCAAAATCAATACCTGACCTAACCCCACTTCcgttttttcagaattttcgtTTCCTTTGCataactttttgtttaaataatcaGTAGATACGTGCTAATTCAACTAtcaaaataggttttttaGCCCTCTCCAAGCTTTTTCTGTTGTCAGGCAAAATGTCTGATTTGGAGGacataaaaaaactcttaGAAGAGTGTAATCAAAGCCATTTACTTAAATACTGGAATGATCTCAATGAGAACCAGCAAAAGGACTTCTTGGCTCATCTCAAGAGCATCGACTTTAAAGAGGCTTTGTGGATGTGGCATAAAGCCGAAGCTGATTTTGAGGAATGTGATAAAATAACTGAAGATGACCTTATGCCTGTGGATGTCGAGGTGTGTCTGTGAACATGGGTCCAACTTTCAAGGGTCAACCTTAATGTTCACTCTTATTAACTTAGTAAAATAACTCGTATTGTGATGTATTGATATagcattcttttttttattaacaatttatatattaaatttacttaaacCAGTTTTATTGTAAACAATATCAGGTTGAAAAAGATTTACCACATAGTACCATTGAAGAATATAGGAGCATAGGTTTAGAAGAGATttcaaataacaaagttgCAGTCATAGTATTGGCAGGTGGACAAGGCACTCGTTTAGGTATGCCTTATCCAAAAGGCATGTGTCCTACTGGCATACCCTCAGGTGAGCtatagaaaattatgaatgAGAGCATTTAATCCTTATTGTACTTTTAATTGtatatagaaattaatttctttattattttaggcAAAACCCTATTTCAACTACAAGCAGAGCGAATTCAGTGCCTTGAGGATCTAGCAAAACTTAAAACTGGTAATTGTGGTTATTTAACAAACAAAAGCTCCCACAAAGTTCTTACATAAACCTTTTTTCAATTAGGCAAAAACAGTATTATTTATTGGTATTTGATGACGAGTGAGGCAACACACATGTTGACTGAAAAGTTCCTCATACAAAACAGGCATTTTGGTTTAAACAAAGACCATGTGACTCTATTCAAGCAGATGCAAATTCCATGTTTTGATATGACGGGGAGGATAATCTTGGAAGAGAAAGATGAGGTGGCAACTTCTCCTGATGGTAGTTAAAAGGAACAAATTGAGAGTTTGATTTGTTGAGGGCCAATTTTAGGTAACGGTGGGTTGTTCAAAGCACTTCAAGAACAAGGGATGCTGGAGGACCTGCAAAAGAAGGGGGTTAAATATGTTCACGTCCACAGTGTTGACAATATTCTGGTTAAAGTGGCAGATCCTGTTTTTATAGGCAAATGTGTGAAGGATAACGTTGATTGTGGTAAAcgtttttttcagtttttagaaCTATTTATCTTAGCTGGACTTTTTTGCAGGactgaaagtaataaaaaaaactgatccCACTGAACCGCTAGGCGTAGTAGTGCTTGCAATGGATAAAATTGACGTGGTGGAATACACGGAGCTGCCACCAACGACGGCAGCTCTACTATCCCATTCACGGGAGAATCTAGTTTTCAATGCAGGCAACATCTGTAATCACTTTTTCACAGTAGATTTCTTGAAAGACATTAGCAGTAAATACGAGTTCGACTTGAGACTCCACATGAGCAAAAAGATCGTCACCCAAATAGGCCCGGACGGCGATAAGATTCTACCTCCAGTACCCAACTGtattaaaatcgaaaaattcatattcgACGTAATCACCTATGCTAAAAACTTTCTGGTCTGGCAGGTAGAAAGAGCGTCGGAATTTTCTCCAGTGAAAAACAGCGATGTTTCGAAAAGAGACTGTTTTGCAACTGCGAAACGTGATCTTTTGGCTTTACACAAGTCTTGGGTGGAGAATAATGGGGGGAAATGCCAGGGAGTTGGTGTGGAAGTTTCCCCCAGGTTATCTTATGAGGGAGAGGGACTTGATTTTGTCAGGGGGAAAGAGTTTAAAGAAAACGAGGTACTGATTACTGATAGGGAGCAAAGAATGCTGGATCGGAAAAGTTGAAATCAGGCATCAAATTTCGGAATTGATTAATGAATACTAAAAATCggatcaattttcattttttttctcgaatttcTTTCCGTAATGTTATAGCATTTATGGGTATCCTGCATTGCGTGAAAAGGTAAAATGTGTAAACAGTGCCTCTGTTCCAGGCTTTATTTGTTGAATACTTTGTGTATAAAACTACTCATTATTAGTTACAGttgcaaataattatttatgaagaaaCCATTTATTGATGTATTCCGATCGCGGGTTTGAACTGAacgttttgtattaaaaacattattgattttattgatttagaaTTAAAGTTGAAACTATTGGGGATGTAATATTAAAGAACTAGTCATAATAATcggaaaatacaatttcaaatCGTTTTCGCCGACTTTTATTTGCCTGTTGACCCAACTTTCAGTTATATCTGTGAATATGAAAACGCTAAAAaccataatttaatttagaaaatgtcGAGTTTGAAACTAACAGTGTTAATACTGTGCGGTTTCATTCTGACAGGAGAATTAccctaattaaaaaaggagTACAGTCACTGAACCAGTTTCGATAATAATCCATTTTGGACTcgatattttatagaaattacacagaatttctattaaacctggaagttaatttattattctatttGCGAACGATAGGTACTCTAATTTGCTTCACAGGAAATCTATTCCTATCAGATTGGATTTCCCTTTTTTGGTTATCAAAACATCTGAAAATGATAGTCATCCATATTCTTTCACCATCTCATCAAGATTTCCATACCATTCTCTCCTTCATTCCCGTGTTAACACAGGAGTAAGAGAGCTGCATTATTATGACAAAACTGTCTATATCTGATTGTGAGCTAAGAAATTCCTTAAGAGTTTCCCCAAAGAGAGGCACAATCTAAGTTATGAAGAGATTGGTTGAAGCGTTTCTTTCGCCCAGTCCCACTGAAATTGTCTTCGAAAAAGTATTGCGGATATTCAGGGGTTTAGTTGCCCAATCAGTACAAACCAGCCTTTTTTCTATATATAGAGTTTTTATTATCCTGTAAGTTTGTACATAGGACCTTATGCTCTAATTTTACTTCCTATTCTAAATTATATCTCACTTTTTTCTGTCGCAA
This genomic interval carries:
- the LOC136416493 gene encoding UDP-N-acetylhexosamine pyrophosphorylase-like, whose product is MSDLEDIKKLLEECNQSHLLKYWNDLNENQQKDFLAHLKSIDFKEALWMWHKAEADFEECDKITEDDLMPVDVEVEKDLPHSTIEEYRSIGLEEISNNKVAVIVLAGGQGTRLGMPYPKGMCPTGIPSGKTLFQLQAERIQCLEDLAKLKTGKNSIIYWYLMTSEATHMLTEKFLIQNRHFGLNKDHVTLFKQMQIPCFDMTGRIILEEKDEVATSPDGNGGLFKALQEQGMLEDLQKKGVKYVHVHSVDNILVKVADPVFIGKCVKDNVDCGLKVIKKTDPTEPLGVVVLAMDKIDVVEYTELPPTTAALLSHSRENLVFNAGNICNHFFTVDFLKDISSKYEFDLRLHMSKKIVTQIGPDGDKILPPVPNCIKIEKFIFDVITYAKNFLVWQVERASEFSPVKNSDVSKRDCFATAKRDLLALHKSWVENNGGKCQGVGVEVSPRLSYEGEGLDFVRGKEFKENEVLITDREQRMLDRKS